The Aedes aegypti strain LVP_AGWG chromosome 3, AaegL5.0 Primary Assembly, whole genome shotgun sequence genome contains a region encoding:
- the LOC5578096 gene encoding zinc carboxypeptidase, whose product MGFKSILWAATLVATLAVALSERARFDNYRLYRIQVETIQQLEVLQAVEQLGDGYSFWSEPVNVDSHVELVVPPHKFGEFGELVERYELQVELSVSNLEQLFEHERKRTTKEAFGWNAYYTLEEIYAWMDELVARYPSVLTAVVGGKSYEGRDIRGVKVSYKEGNPGVFMEGTIHAREWISGATLTWILNELLSSNDQKVRNIAENYDWYFFPITNPDGYVYTHTTNRQWRKTRTPHSILCVGADANRNWAYNFMQGGASNVPCSDTYAGPSAFSEEETRTLSEYFTSVQPKISTYLSFHAYSQLMLLPYGHTTEPLDNYDEIMDIGRLAIAKLSERHGTQYKIGNIAEAIYIASGGSIDWIKGVYKTPIVLCYELRDTGRYGFVLPPDQIIPNSEETLDSIIVILEEGEKRGLHVL is encoded by the exons ATGGGCTTCAAATCCATACTCTGGGCGGCGACCTTGGTCGCTACCTTGGCAGTTGCACTATCTGAGCGAGCTCGTTTCGACAACTACCGTCTCTACCGAATTCAGGTCGAAACTATTCAGCAGCTAGAAGTTCTACAGGCAGTCGAGCAGCTGGGTGATGGCTACAGTTTTTGGAGTGAACCAGTGAATGTGGATAGCCATGTGGAGTTGGTTGTCCCACCACACAAGTTTGGTGAATTCGGAGAGCTGGTTGAACGGTATGAACTACAGGTAGAACTAAGTGTGTCCAACTTGGAGCAGCTGTTTGAACATGAACGCAAGAGGACCACGAAGGAGGCTTTCGGTTGGAACGCGTACTATACCTTGGAGGAAATCTATGCCTGGATGGACGAATTGGTGGCCCGGTATCCGTCTGTACTGACTGCTGTCGTGGGAGGGAAATCCTACGAGGGTCGCGATATTCGAGGCGTCAAAGTGTCCTACAAGGAAGGTAATCCGGGAGTGTTCATGGAGGGCACGATTCATGCCCGTGAATGGATCAGCGGAGCAACCTTGACCTGGATCTTGAATGAGTTGCTCAGCTCGAATGACCAGAAGGTGCGTAACATTGCGGAGAACTACGATTGGTACTTCTTCCCGATTACCAACCCGGATGGCTATGTGTACACGCACACGACCAACCGACAGTGGAGAAAGACCCGTACACCGCATAGCATTCTGTGTGTGGGAGCCGATGCCAACAGGAACTGGGCATATAACTTCATGC AGGGTGGTGCTTCGAACGTACCTTGTTCGGATACCTACGCTGGTCCATCCGCATTCTCTGAAGAAGAGACTCGTACGTTGTCAGAGTACTTCACGTCGGTTCAGCCCAAGATTAGCACGTATCTGTCCTTCCACGCCTATTCGCAGCTGATGCTTCTGCCTTATGGACACACTACGGAGCCGCTAGATAATTATGACGAAATT ATGGACATCGGAAGGCTGGCTATTGCAAAGTTGAGCGAACGACACGGAACGCAGTATAAAATCGGAAACATTGCTGAAGCTATCTACATTGCATCTGGCGGCAGTATTGATTGGATCAAAGGTGTCTACAAGACTCCGATTGTGCTTTGCTACGAACTGCGAGACACTGGACGATACGGTTTCGTACTCCCTCCGGATCAGATCATCCCCAACTCGGAGGAAACATTGGACTCTATAATCGTAATTCTAGAAGAAGGAGAAAAACGAGGATTACATGTGTTGTAA